The Colwellia sp. M166 genome segment CGCCTAGGGCGGTTTGCTGGACTAGCTCACGGCTGTCTTGTTCACTAAAACCATAAGCTTTGGCTTGTTTTTCCATCGCTTCCATAAACAAGAAAAAATAAGCCGGGCCCGAGCCTGATACAGCAATGATATGGTCAATTTGTTGTTCTGACTCTAACCATTTTATGATACCAACTGACTCCATAAGTGCGGTGGTAAATGCTTTTTCTTTATCATTGATCAGCTCGTTAGCATATATCCCCGTAACACCAAAACCGAGCTGTGACGGTGTATTTGGCATGGTTCTGATCACAGTGCAAGGTTGATTGAGTGCCTGTTCTATTTGCTTGATAGTGCATCCTGCGGCAACTGAAATAAAGCATTTACCAGTAAGATCTAAATTTTCACCTAATTGTTGACACACATCGCCAATAAAGTGTGGTTTTACACCTAATACAATAACATCAGCAAATTTTGCTGCTTCAATATTGCATTGTGTTTGCAAAATACCATGTGCTGCTTGTAAAGCTTCACGTTTTGGCGCTGATGGATTTGACACCATAATGTTCTCGGGAATAAAACCGCCATGTACTAGGCCGGAAATAATTGCGCCGTTCATATTGCCTGCGCCGATAAATGCAATTGTTTTCATAATTTTCCTATCAAGTCTGACTGATCCGATATTTGCGAGCGTGCTATGTATCGAATTACGTATTGTAAATTGTAA includes the following:
- the proC gene encoding pyrroline-5-carboxylate reductase, which gives rise to MKTIAFIGAGNMNGAIISGLVHGGFIPENIMVSNPSAPKREALQAAHGILQTQCNIEAAKFADVIVLGVKPHFIGDVCQQLGENLDLTGKCFISVAAGCTIKQIEQALNQPCTVIRTMPNTPSQLGFGVTGIYANELINDKEKAFTTALMESVGIIKWLESEQQIDHIIAVSGSGPAYFFLFMEAMEKQAKAYGFSEQDSRELVQQTALGAAKMVTENKLSISKLRENVCSKGGTTQAAISAFSEGGLEQLVTKAMDTALNRAKEMAQKA